The Salvelinus namaycush isolate Seneca chromosome 1, SaNama_1.0, whole genome shotgun sequence genome has a window encoding:
- the LOC120046047 gene encoding matrix metalloproteinase-15-like — MASSWENWICLLWRRTLVPSLLVLWVTCLGTHGGEDDAFNAESWLRMYGYLPQASRQMSTMRSAHILSNAVSDMQRFYGLAVTGAMDHGTVTAMRRPRCGVPDKFGGQIKTNVRRKRYALTGHKWNKSHLTYSIQNYTPKIGEYNSYEAIRRAFKVWQKVTPLTFDEIPYQEIKYGRRKEPDIMIFFASGFHGDSSPFDGEGGFLAHAYFPGPGMGGDTHFDSDEPWTIGNGNLQGNDLFLVAVHELGHALGLEHSNNPMAIMAPFYQWMETDDFQLPEDDLRGIQQIYGQPGGTPTQALPTVTPRRPAQPDPKPPNAPPNSPPNSPPKSPPNSPPNTPPRSPPNSPPNAPPRRPDKPRTTDRPDHYGPNICEGNFDTVTMLRGEMFVFKGRWFWRVRRNRVLDNYPMPIGHFWRGLPGDIDAAYERHDGKFVFFKGNKYWLFREANLEPGYPQELTDYGRDIPYDKIETAIWWEPSGFTYFFKGDWYWRFNEQSRAVDKDYPKPISVWGSAVPSSPKGAFLSDDGAYTYFYKGSKYWKFDNHRMKSEPGYPKSILRDFMGCSVDLDPDRDRDTDAGRKVPDVDRPPFNPDAGRDKEKDKERDKDQDRTNDVDYKDEREEETNEVDVVLKIDESETRTMNIIMVTVPLVLVLCILGLIYAIINTLKRKGTPKLLVHCKRSMQDWV; from the exons tcatgGCTGCGGATGTATGGCTACCTACCTCAGGCCAGCAGACAGATGTCCACCATGCGGTCAGCTCACATCCTTTCCAATGCCGTCAGCGACATGCAGCGTTTCTACGGTCTGGCGGTCACCGGCGCCATGGACCACGGCACGGTGAC AGCCATGCGGAGACCGCGGTGTGGAGTCCCAGACAAGTTTGGGGGTCAGATCAAGACCAACGTTCGGCGCAAACGTTATGCACTCACTGGCCACAAATGGAACAAGAGCCACCTCACCTACAG TATACAGAACTACACACCAAAGATCGGGGAGTACAACTCGTATGAGGCCATCCGTAGGGCCTTCAAGGTGTGGCAGAAGGTGACCCCGCTGACCTTCGATGAGATCCCCTACCAGGAGATCAAATATGGCCGCAGGAAGGAGCCTGACATCATGATCTTCTTTGCCTCGGGTTTCCATGGAGACAGCTCACCCTTCGATGGCGAGGGCGGGTTCCTGGCCCACGCCTACTTCCCTGGTCCTGGTATGGGTGGTGATACTCACTTTGACTCTGATGAGCCGTGGACCATCGGCAATGGGAACTTGCAAG gtaaTGATTTGTTCCTTGTTGCGGTACATGAGCTGGGCCATGCCCTGGGCCTGGAACACTCCAACAACCCAATGGCCATCATGGCTCCTTTCTACCAGTGGATGGAAACGGATGACTTTCAATTGCCTGAGGATGACCTCAGAGGAATACAACAGATCTATG GTCAGCCAGGCGGTACACCCACCCAGGCTCTTCCCACTGTCACTCCTCGCCGGCCAGCCCAGCCAGACCCCAAACCCCCCAACGCTCCACCCAACTCTCCCCCCAACTCTCCCCCCAAGTCACCCCCCAACTCTCCTCCCAACACTCCCCCCAGATCTCCCCCTAACTCTCCCCCCAACGCCCCACCCCGGAGGCCAGACAAGCCCCGCACGACTGACCGCCCAGACCACTACGGCCCAAACATCTGTGAAGGAAACTTCGACACGGTCACCATGCTCAGGGGAGAGATGTTTGTGTTCAAG GGTCGCTGGTTCTGGAGGGTGCGGAGGAACAGGGTCCTGGACAACTACCCAATGCCCATTGGTCACTTCTGGAGGGGACTGCCTGGGGACATCGATGCAGCCTACGAGAGACACGATGGGAAATTTGTCTTCTTTAAAG GGAATAAGTACTGGTTGTTCCGGGAGGCAAACCTGGAGCCTGGTTACCCCCAGGAGCTGACAGACTACGGCAGGGACATCCCCTATGACAAGATAGAGACAGCCATCTGGTGGGAACCATCAGGTTTCACATACTTCTTCAAAGGAGACTG GTACTGGCGCTTTAACGAACAGTCCCGTGCGGTAGACAAGGACTACCCCAAGCCAATCAGTGTGTGGGGCTCTGCGGTCCCGTCCTCTCCCAAGGGGGCTTTCCTCAGCGATGATGGAG CTTATACGTATTTCTACAAGGGATCCAAGTACTGGAAGTTTGACAACCACCGGATGAAGAGTGAGCCGGGCTACCCGAAGTCCATCCTGAGGGACTTCATGGGCTGCAGTGTGGACCTGgacccagacagagacagggacaccGACGCGGGCCGCAAGGTCCCCGACGTGGATCGCCCGCCCTTCAACCCTGACGCAGGCCGGGACAAGGAGAAGGACAAGGAGCGGGACAAGGATCAGGACCGTACCAACGATGTAGACTATAAGgacgagagagaagaggagaccaACGAGGTGGACGTGGTGCTGAAGATCGACGAGAGCGAGACGCGCACTATGAACATCATCATGGTGACAGTACCTCTGGTCCTGGTGCTGTGCATCCTGGGACTGATCTACGCCATCATCAACACACTGAAGAGGAAAGGAACTCCCAAACTTCTGGTCCACTGCAAACGCTCCATGCAGGACTGGGTGTGA